Proteins from a genomic interval of Phycisphaeraceae bacterium:
- a CDS encoding DUF1328 domain-containing protein: MLYYALVFFIIAIIAAVFGFGGIAAGAASIAQILFFVFLVMFLVALISGLLSKGRSA; encoded by the coding sequence ATGCTGTATTACGCCCTGGTCTTCTTCATCATCGCGATCATCGCAGCGGTCTTCGGATTCGGCGGCATCGCCGCGGGCGCTGCGAGCATCGCGCAGATTCTGTTCTTTGTCTTCTTGGTCATGTTCCTGGTGGCGCTCATCAGCGGGCTGCTGAGCAAGGGCCGCTCGGCGTGA